From Oreochromis aureus strain Israel breed Guangdong linkage group 4, ZZ_aureus, whole genome shotgun sequence, a single genomic window includes:
- the ramp2 gene encoding receptor activity-modifying protein 2, whose product MTLTRFLVMYFRVFMLLFIWASTAVVCQSEEKVTVHPTVTVEFNSTDRMMTLNASGQFVCAVDSDRMGCLSDMFALLCVQRFELEMASLNKTDWCDWSKVNSWYSNLSMCTEVICDSSSIPWPNRVVEQTFLDIHSRFFKDCPTDELSDPPPAIMFALVITPICLIPVMVSLVVLKTKNGDGNS is encoded by the exons ATGACACTCACCAGATTCTTAGTTATGTATTTCAGAGTTTTTATGCTTCTTTTCATCTGGG CAAGCACAGCAGTGGTATGTCAAAGTGAAGAAAAGGTAACTGTGCATCCGACAGTAACAGTAG AGTTTAACTCAACAGACAGGATGATGACTCTTA aTGCCAGTGGACAGTTTG TTTGTGCAGTTGACTCAGACAGAATGGGCTGCCTCTCCGACATGTTTGCTTTGCTCTGTGTGCAAAGATTTGAGCTTGAAATGGcatcactgaacaaaactgACTGGTGCGATTGGAGTAAGGTAAACAG TTGGTACAGCAACCTAAGCATGTGTACAGAAGTAATATGTGATTCATCCTCCATCCCATGGCCCAACCGTGTGGTGGAACAGACCTTTTTGGACATTCATTCCAGGTTTTTCAAGGATTGTCCCACAGATGAGCTAAGTGACCCACCACCTGCCATCATGTTTGCTTTGGTCATCACGCCCATCTGCCTGATCCCTGTAATGGTTAGCCTGGTGGTACTTAAGACCAAAAATGGAGACGGCAACTCCTGA